Genomic DNA from Solanum pennellii chromosome 3, SPENNV200:
taaaaattttgatttattttaatgtatttttttattatattgatataaaaaaattacaatttatagtactttacatataattttaaatatctaaggtttttatttaaaatatcaaattaatataatttaatttaattttaaaaattaattgaattgactttaaaaaaatgtaacatgACAGATAAGTAAAAGGAGGGagtatatgaaaaaatatcTCGTCTATAAATATTAACAAGTTTTAGgagtatattatattatattagctAGGTATAAGAAAAATACAGAGtacatgaaaattattaaaaaggagAGCAtttaattgaagaaaaattagttttttttatcagAGCTTTGGTTTCAACTCGTTTCCTAAgtttattgattaattatacAATGTTTGTTCGATTACTGTAGAGAaaagtcaataaaaatattatttttggattgataaaaaattttctaaaatgaaCTTATATCTCTTTAGAAACAGTGAAATATACGCGTCTCAacatagataatttttttgttttcttcactttttaatTGTTATGGTATTTTCACCTATATATAAAAATCTATATGTTATTTTCAGTTTTCACATGTCAAAATTTCCTTTGAAAACTCTATTCAAATTCTTATAGGTTGACTAATTCTCTGCTTCTCAAGTTGGACACTAGGTCAAATAAAGTTCCTAATCCTCTCTTGCCAAATTGCCTTTCTATGTAATGAGAAATTACCAGCTCCCTTGTTccttataaatatatacatttgttTGTTGCTTCTACATATCCAAATTAACTTATTCTCCTACATCCAAAGTGAGACAATAACAAGACAAAATACTAAGAACGTCAAGGAAAAATATAATCTTGATAGTgtctacattttttttaatcttttagaCGCTCAGTACAATACAATTTGATAGTATTATTAGCAAGAGCTgagaaagaagatgaaaaacGTTATGAAGATTGTGCTTGTGCTTTCGATCATTATGAGCATACTATTGACACCTAGCGTTGCAAAGGGCGTGAGTGGTGGTAGTGGAACTCCAACCACCACATGGACCTCGTCGTCCTAGAACCACCACCAACAGCAGCTCATCCGCCGCGTCCTCCATTGGCTGGTCGTCCTCCATGGCTATGGTTGGCGCTTCGTTAGCTTATCTTACATTAGTTTACATTTAAACTAGTGTATTATATTAATTGGCGTAAACatgattatatttgtattattgaTGTTGATTTATATACATTCTCACTATTTAAGTTGTACACAAGTTTGGGTACAGGGTGTTGAAGTCCTAGGGCTTTACTTCCCTCCCCAAATTCAatgtatttatgaaatatatttttttacatattttatgttatgatttatttatttattttgcaagTGACGATATGGATGTTTTTAATGGGACTAATGTAGTACAAGATATTATTAACACCTCAAATATGAGGAAAAGGGTGTCACCTTTCATCACTTTTTAccattgaaaaataattttttttatgattttgcaAAGAACTAAGGAGTCTGGTATTTTAATGATTCTAGGACATAAATGATTAAATTGCACATACATTAGGATTTAAGAATAAGTAGCTATAGTCAATCTCGTATCCTGATCCTAAAATCATGCTGAGCATACAATAGGAATCCAAATCGCAAATTACTTCAATATAAAGTTGTTATTCTTAGCATAATTTTAGGTCAGAATAAGATTTACTTCACATTTTTAGGTCTTCTTTTTCTAAATAACTATTGGGTCTAAAGATGCAACTTTCTATAAAACTTGTACCATCATGTCAATCATTGAATAACTAAAATGttcaatataatagaaaaaatattttaatcaatcCATTTTCTATCCCCATATGCAAGCTTTGAAAATCAGAATATTCCAAATTGCAAACCCAATTAAGCACCACAATCTTCGAAAACCAACTCTaagaaattgttttaaaataaaaccaTATCTTGCACATGATCAAGTTTCATCAAACTAATTATACTATATTTATGGTTAAGCagacaacaaataaaaatgatatcagatccacaaatatattataagaagaaattaattattatcaaatCTATGGATCTGAACCACAAAACTAATGGTAAGAACCCCTCATTTCCAAACTCGTTCGAGTCAGCAAAGTGAGAGCTTCCTAGGGAGGGTTAAAACAAATGAAAGCATAGAATCGTTAAATTAAAGATGGGTAATGAGCGACAAGGCATTGCTGGAGAGATCTATAATAACACCCATGCTTCTAGATATCCCCATCGCCACATTGGGATTTGCCTTTTCCTCCAATTCGTCGAAACCATAGATGCATGTTTGTACATTTGTTAATACAGAACTTGTGTACGATATAGCGTTATGCAACTGAGATTCTTTGTCTTCAGCACCATTTAGATGTCCTATTGTTTTAACAGTCTTCCTCAGTTCGTCTTCTGCACTTTTCACAGCTTCTACGCAGTCTCTAAAAGCCACAGCTTCATATTTGGAAATTCCCTCCTTTTTTTCAAGATTCGACACAAGCACACCCGCGCTGCGTGTGCCTTTTATCGCTACTTTAAGGGCTTCTCTGCAAAGTATTATGGGGTTGTTTTTCACGGTACAAGCATACGGCATTAGGGTTTTCACACAAAGTGTAGGCTCTGTGGTTTGGTTGCATTTGGTTTTGATGAAGTTTGTGTACGACTCTTTCGTACCTGTAGCTGTTTGTGTGATGAATAAAACTATTGCCAAAATGGGGAAAATCAAGGTTTTGCCatccattttcttcttcttttttgtgttGGGAATAAAGAGAAAAGATATGAAGGTGTATTTATGGAAATCAAATTGGCAACGGGAAGAATCGTATGGCCATATTTATCGTTATCACTTACTTAGACGTTCCGATAATTACGATGATCGTTATcaagtttttgtatttttacttgGTTATTTGTTATatccttccttttttttctctactttagtctatactttttcttttgtcaaGGTCTAATGAAATTTTAACATTAGGaagcttattttattttacaatataatttaatactGAGAACCCTCATCAACAACACTAACTAAGCTACTAAAAGTTCTCATACTAATTAATTCATCACCAAGCgttaaatatctaaaatatgCTCAAAAAATTGGAAGCAAATCTAAAATAAGTTGTGAACGTGTGATGTCAAATCTAAAATAAGCAGTCACATGGAAATTGAAATTGAAGCGGTCGCTGAACATTACGTGCACAAGTCAGCCACTTTCAATTAGGAGTTTGTTTCCTTTGAAAGTGATTTGTTGCTATTTTTACGTTTGGATTTGTTACAAAAATTGAAAGTGATTTGTTGCTATTTCTACGTATGGATATTCGTTACACAAATGCAATGAAGAAtcaatgttaattaattatagcAATAAAATGGATAATCAGTAACTTTTTCAATACAAAGTGTCACtattcatcattcataaataTGGTTAATGAGTGACAAGGCATTACTGCTAAGTTTAATAACAACAGCCATACTTCTACTTATAGCATCCATCACTTTTGGATTTACCTTACCCTGATCAGTTAACCCACCTGTGCACGAGTCTGCATCTGTTATAGCAGCACTTGCATATGTTTTAGCATTAGCCAACTGAAATGCTTTATCTTTATCGCCTAAATGTCCTATTGCTTCAACAGCTAGCTTCAGTTCGTACACTGCATCCTTCACATCTTCTATGCAGTCCTTAATAGCCGCGGCTTCATATCGCGTAATTCCCTTTTGTTTTTTCAGATTCAAGACAATGGCAGTGGCATCTCGTGCGCCTTTTGTGGCTACGTTAAGGGCTTCTTTGCAAAGTTTTGTGGAGTTTGTTTTAACAGAAGATGCATAGGGAATTAGTGTTTTTACGCAGAGTGACGGGTATGTAGTGATTTGGCATTTGGTTTTGACGAAGTTTGTGTTAGAGTCTTTGGCAGCTGTGACTAGAACATGTGTTTGTGACAAGAATAGAACAAttgaaaagaggagaaaaatcaAGCTTTGGCAACTAGACGCCATTATTACTTCTTTTGAGGAGAAATGTTGTATTGTGAATATAGAGAGAAgaattgaatatatttatagtCACAAATTGGCAGAAGGAAAAATCTTTCTTAATTGCTCaagttgataatattttattttctttttttgatctGTATAAAAAAAGAGTGCCTCAACATCCTACATACAGGACCACAAGACATTTTAATGTATATTCTAAATTTGACATAATACAGAAATATACTCTTTAACTTAGTTTCATCTGATATCTATGCCCTATAACTTTACTTGTGCacaaataaaaactaaaatttgtaGAAAATTAAGCAAATGGACAAACATATTTTATGTGGCTTAGTACATGTAGAACGTCACATAGAACATAGATGtgttatttgtttaattttatataaatttacgAGCTTATTTGTACACACTCCAAATTGAAGGACATACATGTCAGTTGAATCCAAGTTAAAGTTATATCTTTttaattagactttaattgaGTATAAAATAGCAATAAAATTGATGcagaaaatgagttgtgaatGTAGGC
This window encodes:
- the LOC107013475 gene encoding pectinesterase inhibitor 4-like, which gives rise to MDGKTLIFPILAIVLFITQTATGTKESYTNFIKTKCNQTTEPTLCVKTLMPYACTVKNNPIILCREALKVAIKGTRSAGVLVSNLEKKEGISKYEAVAFRDCVEAVKSAEDELRKTVKTIGHLNGAEDKESQLHNAISYTSSVLTNVQTCIYGFDELEEKANPNVAMGISRSMGVIIDLSSNALSLITHL
- the LOC107013732 gene encoding pectinesterase inhibitor 4-like, whose amino-acid sequence is MASSCQSLIFLLFSIVLFLSQTHVLVTAAKDSNTNFVKTKCQITTYPSLCVKTLIPYASSVKTNSTKLCKEALNVATKGARDATAIVLNLKKQKGITRYEAAAIKDCIEDVKDAVYELKLAVEAIGHLGDKDKAFQLANAKTYASAAITDADSCTGGLTDQGKVNPKVMDAISRSMAVVIKLSSNALSLINHIYE